Proteins from one Deltaproteobacteria bacterium genomic window:
- a CDS encoding tetratricopeptide repeat protein, with amino-acid sequence MVKCRCGGWWLVGLSFAVLALHGCSEDGLRADFEAAELALAGGRYIEAERLYRRIVKEDPAGPLAPKSQYRLGFIYDHYLDDASRALDAYEVLLGSYPGSPEAAEARGRRAELYSRLGAHRKAIEDYQVLKELARGPGKADYQFRIAMEYLKMNDLRQARIELGEIVKADPASELAPRVYFHTASTYYIEGELARAVENYERVMRDFPDDPLALEAAIGMAAALEESGDLEGALRMLRSVEKRYPNSGVVTTRIGRIEKRLGKRPGSKAEKGRRRR; translated from the coding sequence CAGTCCTTGCGTTGCACGGCTGCAGCGAGGACGGTCTGCGGGCCGACTTCGAGGCGGCCGAGCTGGCGCTCGCCGGGGGCCGTTACATCGAGGCCGAACGGCTGTACCGGCGCATCGTAAAGGAGGACCCGGCCGGGCCCCTGGCCCCCAAGAGCCAATACAGGCTGGGCTTCATATACGACCACTACCTCGACGACGCCTCGAGGGCGCTCGACGCCTACGAGGTCCTGCTCGGCTCCTACCCCGGGAGCCCGGAGGCCGCGGAGGCGAGGGGCCGGCGGGCTGAACTCTACTCGCGGCTCGGCGCTCACCGCAAGGCTATAGAGGACTACCAGGTCCTCAAAGAGCTCGCCCGGGGGCCGGGAAAGGCCGACTACCAGTTCCGCATAGCCATGGAGTATCTGAAGATGAACGACCTGAGGCAGGCGAGGATCGAGCTCGGCGAGATAGTGAAGGCCGACCCGGCGAGCGAGCTTGCGCCGCGGGTCTACTTCCACACGGCCTCGACCTACTACATCGAGGGCGAGCTTGCAAGGGCCGTGGAGAACTACGAGAGGGTGATGAGGGACTTTCCCGACGACCCCCTGGCGCTGGAGGCGGCCATCGGCATGGCCGCGGCCCTGGAGGAATCGGGGGACCTGGAGGGGGCGCTCCGGATGCTGCGCTCCGTGGAGAAGCGCTATCCGAACAGCGGGGTCGTCACGACACGGATAGGGCGCATCGAGAAGCGACTCGGCAAGAGGCCGGGGAGCAAGGCTGAGAAGGGCCGCCGGCGGCGGTGA
- a CDS encoding NAD(P)-dependent glycerol-3-phosphate dehydrogenase: MKNSSDLNDVKVSVLGAGSWGTTLADLLGRKGLRTTLWVREAELLETMEKTGENEIFLPGVKISENVLPTGSLEVACRAPLIVCAVPTHGAREVFKEAARFISDPETVIVSASKGIEEETGMRVSEIMADMLPPVRAVVVLSGPSFAREVAMGKPTALCAASANTEAALLVQKTFSTDCFRVYTNSDVTGVELGGALKNIIAIASGICGGLGLGPNARAALITRGLAEMTRLGTALGARAETFSGLSGLGDLVLTCTDEMSRNYTVGLRVGRGEKLWTIMSEMKMVAEGVRTSRAVKTLAERHGVEMPITGEVCSVLYEDKDPRKAVMELMTRRLRRE; this comes from the coding sequence ATGAAGAACAGTTCGGACCTCAACGACGTGAAGGTGAGCGTGCTCGGCGCCGGGAGCTGGGGCACCACACTGGCCGACCTCCTGGGCCGAAAGGGCCTCAGGACGACGCTCTGGGTGAGAGAGGCTGAGCTTCTCGAGACGATGGAGAAGACGGGCGAGAACGAGATATTTCTGCCGGGCGTTAAGATTTCGGAGAACGTGCTGCCCACGGGCTCCCTCGAGGTGGCCTGCCGGGCCCCTCTCATCGTCTGCGCCGTGCCCACCCACGGCGCAAGGGAGGTCTTCAAGGAAGCGGCCCGCTTCATCTCCGACCCCGAGACGGTCATCGTGAGCGCCTCCAAGGGCATAGAGGAGGAGACGGGCATGAGGGTGAGCGAGATCATGGCCGACATGCTCCCGCCGGTCCGGGCCGTCGTGGTGCTCTCGGGACCGAGCTTCGCAAGGGAGGTCGCCATGGGAAAGCCCACGGCCCTGTGCGCGGCGTCGGCGAACACGGAGGCGGCCCTGCTCGTGCAGAAGACCTTCAGCACCGACTGCTTCAGGGTGTACACAAACAGCGACGTAACCGGGGTGGAGCTGGGCGGCGCCCTGAAGAACATCATCGCCATAGCCTCGGGCATATGCGGGGGGCTGGGGCTGGGCCCCAACGCCAGGGCGGCGCTCATAACGCGGGGACTCGCCGAGATGACGCGCCTGGGCACGGCCCTGGGCGCAAGGGCCGAGACGTTCTCGGGCCTGTCGGGGCTGGGTGATCTGGTGCTCACCTGCACCGACGAGATGAGCCGCAACTACACGGTGGGACTCAGAGTGGGCCGGGGCGAGAAGCTCTGGACCATCATGTCGGAGATGAAGATGGTGGCCGAGGGAGTGCGCACATCGCGGGCCGTGAAGACGCTCGCCGAGCGCCACGGCGTGGAGATGCCGATAACCGGCGAGGTGTGCAGCGTCCTCTACGAGGACAAGGACCCCCGCAAGGCGGTAATGGAGCTCATGACGCGCAGGCTGCGCCGGGAGTAG
- a CDS encoding protein-L-isoaspartate(D-aspartate) O-methyltransferase, whose product MYRRAPSQAAVTALALLGLLCGAGAQGADPYEKVRALMVERQIEARGIKDRRVLEAMATVPRHEFVPETYRDEAYADHPLPIGEGQTISQPYVVALMTELLDLKGGEKVLEIGTGSGYQAAVLAAVTERVYTMEIRAALAKEAAARLERLGYRQVRTRLGDGYYGWPEEAPFDAIIVTAAANHVPPPLLAQLKEGGRLVIPIGSTRYYQTLTRITRVEGEFEVEHVTSVMFVPMVGAAQKQRP is encoded by the coding sequence ATGTACCGACGGGCGCCCTCGCAGGCCGCGGTGACGGCCCTTGCTCTCCTCGGCCTGCTTTGCGGTGCCGGGGCGCAGGGCGCCGACCCCTACGAGAAGGTTAGGGCCCTCATGGTGGAGCGCCAGATCGAGGCCCGCGGCATCAAGGACAGGCGCGTGCTCGAGGCCATGGCCACGGTGCCGCGCCACGAGTTCGTGCCCGAGACCTACCGCGACGAGGCCTACGCCGACCACCCCCTGCCCATAGGAGAGGGCCAGACGATCTCGCAGCCCTACGTCGTCGCCCTCATGACCGAGCTCCTCGATCTCAAGGGCGGGGAGAAGGTGCTCGAGATAGGCACGGGCTCGGGCTACCAGGCCGCCGTGCTCGCCGCCGTCACGGAGAGGGTCTACACCATGGAGATCCGCGCCGCCCTGGCCAAGGAGGCGGCCGCAAGGCTCGAGCGCCTGGGCTACAGGCAGGTGCGCACACGGCTCGGCGACGGCTACTACGGCTGGCCCGAGGAGGCGCCGTTCGACGCCATCATAGTGACGGCGGCGGCCAACCACGTCCCCCCGCCGCTGCTGGCCCAGCTCAAGGAGGGAGGACGGCTCGTCATCCCCATAGGCTCGACGAGGTACTACCAGACGCTCACGCGCATAACCAGGGTCGAGGGCGAATTCGAGGTGGAGCACGTAACGAGCGTCATGTTCGTGCCCATGGTGGGGGCGGCGCAGAAACAGCGCCCCTGA
- the pabB gene encoding aminodeoxychorismate synthase component I — protein sequence MHQERIAIESPAAALRAISRLEMPFACRCQAEGAGGPLVLLGAEPYMVLSCDGRGTRLSGARDGLFADPFSALSAIIADHAPLPEAEGPFPFNGGAFGYFSYDLKDLVEPSRRPASQPAASQAVELAAAGLPRALLGFYDPVIVWEEETRRAWAVSYQTQGWQGRLERLREALSLGGPEPGALRPSRFCLSDFTREGYMEAVERAIDYIAAGDIYQVNLSQRLVLEWSAPALRAFEALGGTDGAPFSAYLDAGPFQVVSNSPELLLRVRGRRAETRPIKGTRRRGADRRADRAMVDELRNSPKERAEHVMIVDLERNDLGRVCEPGTVRVRSFGRIETFPGLHHMVSVVEGRLREGVDSAQCLRNVFPGGSITGAPKIRAMEIIDELEPTPRELYTGAVGWCDLSGDMELAMAIRTAVVKDGLMYLGVGGAVVADSDPACEYDETILKAAGFLAVAGVNDGLRIRKR from the coding sequence ATGCACCAGGAACGCATAGCCATAGAGAGCCCGGCGGCGGCGCTGCGCGCCATCTCACGCCTTGAGATGCCCTTTGCCTGCCGCTGCCAGGCCGAGGGGGCCGGCGGCCCGCTCGTGCTGCTCGGCGCCGAACCCTACATGGTCCTGAGCTGCGACGGCCGCGGCACAAGACTCTCCGGCGCGCGGGACGGACTCTTCGCCGACCCCTTCTCGGCTCTCTCCGCGATCATCGCCGACCACGCCCCCCTTCCAGAAGCAGAAGGCCCCTTCCCATTCAACGGCGGGGCCTTCGGCTACTTCTCCTACGACCTGAAGGACCTTGTCGAGCCCTCCCGCCGCCCCGCCTCCCAGCCCGCCGCCTCACAGGCGGTCGAACTCGCCGCCGCGGGGCTACCCCGCGCGCTCCTCGGCTTCTACGATCCCGTGATAGTATGGGAGGAAGAGACACGGCGGGCGTGGGCCGTATCCTACCAGACGCAAGGCTGGCAGGGCAGGCTCGAAAGACTCAGGGAGGCCCTCTCTCTCGGCGGGCCGGAGCCCGGAGCCCTGCGGCCCTCGCGGTTCTGTCTCTCCGACTTTACGCGCGAGGGCTACATGGAAGCCGTCGAAAGGGCCATAGACTACATAGCGGCGGGCGACATATACCAGGTGAACCTCTCGCAGCGGCTCGTACTCGAGTGGAGCGCTCCGGCGCTGCGCGCCTTCGAGGCCCTCGGCGGCACGGACGGCGCGCCGTTTTCGGCATACCTCGACGCCGGCCCCTTCCAGGTGGTCTCTAACTCGCCGGAGCTTCTTTTGCGTGTAAGGGGGCGCAGGGCGGAGACACGGCCCATAAAGGGGACGCGGCGCAGGGGAGCGGACCGCCGGGCCGACAGGGCCATGGTCGATGAGCTGAGAAACAGCCCCAAGGAGCGGGCCGAGCACGTCATGATAGTGGACCTGGAGCGTAACGACCTCGGCAGGGTCTGCGAGCCCGGGACGGTGCGCGTGCGCTCCTTCGGGCGCATAGAGACCTTCCCCGGCCTCCACCACATGGTCTCGGTAGTCGAGGGGAGGCTGAGAGAGGGCGTCGACTCGGCACAGTGCCTGCGCAACGTCTTTCCCGGCGGCTCCATAACGGGGGCGCCCAAGATCAGGGCCATGGAGATAATCGACGAGCTCGAGCCCACGCCCAGGGAACTCTACACGGGAGCCGTCGGATGGTGCGACCTCTCGGGCGACATGGAGCTGGCCATGGCCATACGGACGGCGGTGGTCAAGGACGGGCTCATGTACCTCGGTGTGGGCGGCGCGGTCGTTGCCGACTCCGACCCCGCCTGCGAATACGACGAAACGATCCTCAAGGCCGCCGGCTTCCTCGCGGTGGCCGGTGTGAACGATGGGCTACGCATACGTAAACGGTGA
- a CDS encoding branched-chain amino acid aminotransferase — MGYAYVNGEMVPAEKAAVSVFDRGFLYGDGLFETMKAYDGRVFLFREHMERLRRGAVALGISTSPLKGLRRAAAELMERNGLVRGEARLRVTLTRGVFDGGHGPVGRTRPTVVLTAGALDDGALSRLRRRGVRAVLASVPAPPLAAFKTLNYLPCVMAKAGARRAGAFEALFTTADGRLTEGTSTNLFIARDGTLLTPPPESGLLPGITRRAVMEMAGEAGISVVEADLRSRDLYEADEAMLTNSIIEVVPLVAVGDRPIGTGAPGDLTRLVQSLYSAALSRLASRRRAAAP; from the coding sequence ATGGGCTACGCATACGTAAACGGTGAGATGGTGCCCGCGGAGAAGGCCGCGGTCAGCGTCTTCGACCGGGGCTTCCTCTACGGCGACGGCCTCTTCGAGACGATGAAGGCCTATGACGGCCGCGTCTTCCTCTTCAGGGAACACATGGAGAGGCTGCGCCGCGGCGCCGTGGCGCTTGGCATAAGCACCTCGCCTCTGAAGGGGCTCCGCCGCGCGGCGGCCGAGCTCATGGAGCGTAACGGCCTCGTGCGCGGCGAGGCCCGCCTGCGGGTCACCCTCACCCGCGGCGTATTCGACGGCGGACACGGCCCCGTCGGGAGGACGAGGCCCACCGTCGTCCTCACGGCCGGGGCGCTCGACGACGGGGCGCTCTCGCGGCTTCGGCGCCGCGGCGTAAGGGCCGTGCTCGCCTCGGTGCCGGCGCCGCCGCTTGCGGCGTTCAAGACGCTAAACTACCTCCCCTGCGTCATGGCCAAGGCCGGGGCCCGGCGCGCCGGCGCCTTCGAGGCCCTCTTCACGACGGCCGACGGCCGCCTCACCGAAGGCACATCGACAAACCTCTTCATCGCAAGGGACGGAACCCTCTTGACGCCGCCGCCCGAGTCGGGCCTGCTGCCCGGCATAACACGCCGCGCCGTCATGGAGATGGCCGGGGAGGCCGGCATATCCGTCGTCGAGGCCGACCTGCGCAGCCGCGACCTCTACGAGGCCGACGAGGCGATGCTCACGAACTCGATAATAGAGGTGGTGCCGCTCGTGGCCGTCGGGGACCGGCCGATCGGCACTGGCGCTCCCGGCGACCTCACACGCCTGGTACAGTCGCTCTACAGCGCGGCGCTCAGCCGACTCGCCTCCCGCCGCCGGGCGGCGGCGCCTTGA
- a CDS encoding sensor domain-containing diguanylate cyclase: MKPADAKGPGGESEGAADGGSGHTRWTPELDTLVEVGKAVTSSLDITHILKVVMEKISELFRPSNWSLLLLDERSGELTFEIVVGEGAEKIRELRLKPGEGIAGWVAREGVPLLVPDVATDPRFCGKIDRLAGFSTKSVVCVPLKAKGRCQGVIELINSVESFTEDDLRLLSALADYTAIAIENAKYLDKVEELTITDDLTGLYNTRHLHSCLEYEVERARRYEYDVSMIFLDIDSFKSINDRYGHLRGSRLLCEAGSLIRKNVRSADIVCRYGGDEFVVLLPQTSKKNAMAAAEKLREALRSHSFLRGDGLDCRITASFGVASFPADAKDKYELISLADRAMYKIKNLTKDGVSCL, translated from the coding sequence ATGAAACCGGCAGACGCCAAAGGTCCGGGCGGCGAAAGCGAAGGCGCCGCGGACGGCGGGTCCGGGCACACGAGGTGGACGCCCGAGCTCGATACGCTCGTAGAGGTCGGCAAGGCCGTAACCTCTTCGCTCGACATCACCCATATCCTCAAGGTGGTGATGGAGAAGATAAGCGAGCTCTTCCGTCCCTCCAACTGGTCGCTTCTCCTCCTGGACGAACGCAGCGGCGAACTCACCTTCGAGATAGTCGTGGGCGAAGGGGCCGAAAAGATAAGGGAGCTGAGGCTAAAGCCCGGCGAAGGCATAGCCGGCTGGGTGGCCCGCGAGGGCGTGCCGCTTCTCGTCCCCGACGTGGCCACAGACCCGCGCTTCTGCGGCAAGATCGACAGGCTCGCCGGCTTCTCGACGAAGTCGGTCGTATGCGTGCCCCTGAAGGCAAAGGGCAGGTGCCAGGGCGTAATCGAGCTCATCAACTCGGTGGAGTCCTTCACCGAGGACGACCTGCGCCTGCTCAGCGCGCTCGCCGACTACACGGCCATCGCCATAGAGAACGCCAAGTACCTCGACAAGGTGGAAGAGCTCACCATAACCGACGACCTCACCGGCCTCTACAACACGCGCCACCTCCACAGCTGCCTCGAATACGAGGTCGAGAGGGCGCGGCGCTACGAATACGACGTCTCCATGATATTCCTCGACATCGACAGCTTCAAGTCCATCAACGACCGGTACGGCCACCTCCGCGGCTCGAGGCTTCTGTGCGAGGCCGGCTCTCTCATCAGAAAGAACGTGAGGAGCGCCGACATAGTATGCCGCTACGGCGGCGACGAGTTCGTCGTGCTCCTGCCCCAGACCTCGAAGAAGAACGCCATGGCGGCGGCCGAGAAGCTGCGGGAGGCGCTGCGCAGCCACAGCTTCCTGCGCGGCGACGGCCTGGACTGCCGCATAACGGCCAGCTTCGGCGTGGCCTCGTTCCCGGCCGACGCAAAGGACAAGTACGAGCTCATAAGCCTTGCGGACAGGGCCATGTACAAGATCAAGAACCTGACAAAAGACGGGGTGTCATGTCTTTGA
- the prsK gene encoding PEP-CTERM system histidine kinase PrsK, whose amino-acid sequence MSLYAYLALLPAASVVLCASLGLFTLSRNPRNPANIGLFGGLAALTVVETGAAFMLLHAGDATGLVAGARLAAAGMALLPPLWLVFTLSFARSEPAAVLRRWSPVLAAFTLLSLVFIYIICLHAPSPLRAVQPSLFAPSRHTVTVSTAGRYLAVYVILGLLPSLAHLENTLRSSTGGKRWSVKYIVFGVGAVLVFFVYLASQMMLLGAMELELMATVSAVILISVSLLAVFIIRYRLMDVDIFISRYVVYNSLVLLIVGIYLIAVGLIAHGIKYFDLPFDYFVTTLFVFAALLLLMVLLFNTQLRRRFQLFINRHFYSHKYEFRDKWMETIERLGSCTTVAATADILVEMISETMGTKKVFLWLHEPGMKRYRLIRPPDENSSIGEDHPIVRHLSSRKRPFFLKEAMEREKRDEEAADALERLAEQTGAVLCAPLAAGDELLGFTLQQPDLSGEEYRQDDFDILGAFTAQAAVQIKNAILTDDLMDMKAVEGFHKMSSFIMHDLKNLTNSLSLVSQNARHNMDNPDFQRDAIKTVDGTVRRMKELIGRLSTIRKGLELRREPTDLSAVIEEAVAKTVVPPEKEITLTRELREMGPVMVDPMAMEMVLVNLISNACDAIACRGRVHVSSEASDGFARIEVSDDGEGMSAEFMEHSLFKPFMSTKSGGIGIGLYQCKIIVEAHKGRIEAESEEGRGTTFTIRLPL is encoded by the coding sequence GTGAGCCTGTACGCCTACCTTGCCCTTCTGCCCGCTGCAAGCGTCGTGCTCTGTGCGTCGCTGGGTCTTTTCACCCTCTCGCGCAACCCACGCAATCCCGCCAACATCGGGCTCTTCGGCGGCCTGGCCGCCCTCACCGTCGTCGAGACCGGCGCGGCCTTCATGCTCCTGCACGCGGGCGATGCTACGGGCCTTGTGGCCGGCGCCCGCCTGGCGGCGGCCGGCATGGCGCTCCTGCCGCCGCTGTGGCTCGTCTTCACGCTATCGTTTGCAAGGAGCGAGCCTGCGGCGGTGCTCAGACGGTGGTCTCCCGTCCTGGCCGCCTTCACGCTCCTCTCCCTCGTCTTCATCTACATCATATGCCTCCACGCCCCATCCCCCCTGCGCGCCGTCCAGCCGAGCCTCTTCGCCCCTTCCCGCCACACCGTGACCGTCTCGACCGCGGGACGCTACCTCGCCGTATACGTGATACTCGGCCTCCTGCCGAGCCTTGCACACCTTGAGAACACGCTGCGCTCGTCCACGGGCGGGAAACGATGGTCGGTAAAGTACATAGTCTTCGGCGTCGGCGCGGTCCTGGTCTTCTTCGTCTACCTCGCAAGCCAGATGATGCTGCTCGGCGCAATGGAGCTTGAGCTCATGGCCACGGTCTCTGCGGTCATACTCATCTCGGTCTCCCTGCTCGCCGTGTTCATCATCCGTTACAGGCTCATGGACGTGGACATCTTCATATCGAGGTACGTGGTATACAACTCGCTTGTGCTGCTCATCGTGGGCATATACCTCATCGCCGTGGGCCTCATCGCCCACGGCATCAAGTACTTCGACCTCCCCTTCGACTACTTCGTGACGACGCTCTTCGTCTTCGCGGCCCTTCTCCTGCTCATGGTCCTGCTCTTCAACACGCAGCTTCGCCGCCGCTTCCAGCTCTTCATAAACCGCCACTTCTACAGCCACAAGTACGAGTTCCGCGACAAGTGGATGGAGACCATCGAGCGGCTCGGCTCGTGCACCACCGTGGCCGCCACGGCCGACATACTGGTGGAGATGATATCGGAGACGATGGGCACAAAAAAGGTCTTCCTCTGGCTCCACGAGCCGGGCATGAAGCGCTACAGGCTCATACGGCCGCCGGACGAGAACTCAAGTATAGGTGAAGATCATCCGATAGTAAGGCATCTGAGCTCGCGCAAGAGACCCTTTTTCCTCAAGGAAGCGATGGAACGGGAGAAGAGGGACGAAGAGGCCGCAGACGCGCTGGAGCGGCTCGCCGAGCAGACCGGGGCCGTGCTCTGCGCCCCCCTTGCCGCAGGGGACGAACTGCTGGGCTTCACCCTCCAGCAGCCCGACCTAAGCGGCGAGGAGTACCGCCAGGACGACTTCGACATCCTCGGCGCCTTCACCGCCCAGGCGGCCGTGCAGATAAAGAACGCCATCCTCACCGACGACCTCATGGACATGAAGGCCGTGGAGGGCTTTCACAAGATGAGCTCCTTCATAATGCACGACCTCAAGAACCTCACCAACTCGCTGTCGCTGGTGAGCCAGAACGCAAGACACAACATGGACAACCCCGACTTCCAGCGTGACGCCATAAAGACCGTAGACGGCACGGTGCGGCGCATGAAGGAGCTCATAGGCAGGCTCTCGACCATAAGGAAGGGCCTGGAGCTGCGCCGGGAGCCCACCGACCTCTCGGCCGTCATCGAGGAGGCCGTGGCCAAGACGGTCGTGCCGCCGGAGAAGGAGATAACGCTCACCAGGGAGCTTAGGGAGATGGGGCCTGTCATGGTGGACCCCATGGCCATGGAGATGGTGCTCGTAAACCTCATATCCAACGCCTGCGACGCCATAGCCTGCCGGGGGCGGGTGCACGTGAGCTCGGAGGCAAGCGACGGTTTCGCACGGATCGAGGTGAGCGACGACGGCGAGGGCATGTCGGCGGAATTCATGGAGCACTCTCTCTTCAAGCCCTTCATGAGCACCAAGAGCGGCGGCATCGGCATCGGGCTCTACCAGTGCAAGATAATCGTCGAGGCCCACAAGGGCCGCATCGAGGCGGAGAGCGAAGAGGGCCGCGGCACGACCTTCACCATACGGCTGCCCCTGTGA
- the prsR gene encoding PEP-CTERM-box response regulator transcription factor, whose product MEQKPKLLIVDDEESIRTQMKWALIDDYDVYLAADADKAMQLVHAKKPHLVTLDLGLPPTPSDPREGLDLLAKILHFEPGAKVMVVTGDPDKKTALEAVAHGAHDYFTKPIDIEELKMSLRRAHYIYTLEAEHRAMSIRLQQQGFSAIIGSCRPMQKIFDAVRKVATTDVPVLVTGESGTGKELVAMAIHKQSARQGKPFVPINCGAIPETLMESELFGHEKGAFTGAHVQRKGKVEQADGGTLFLDEIGELAPALQVKLLRFLQDHTIERVGGRRTIEVDVRIIAATNKDLVRLIEEGLFREDLYYRLAVVNIELPPLRERGEDKVLLAKSFLQKFGDSRAGPRHLSREAVEAINAHDWPGNVRELENRMRRAITLAEGPSITPSDLGLEETAGTAMRLDLRKAREELETRYVNMALVKHNGNITKAAEELGLTRPTLHSMMKKYGIVTQR is encoded by the coding sequence ATGGAACAGAAACCCAAGCTTCTCATCGTAGACGACGAAGAGTCCATCAGGACCCAGATGAAGTGGGCCCTCATAGACGACTACGACGTCTACCTGGCGGCCGACGCCGACAAGGCCATGCAGCTCGTGCACGCCAAGAAGCCGCACCTCGTCACCCTCGACCTCGGTCTGCCGCCCACGCCAAGCGACCCACGCGAGGGCCTCGATCTCCTCGCAAAGATACTCCACTTCGAGCCGGGCGCAAAGGTCATGGTCGTCACCGGCGACCCGGACAAGAAGACGGCCCTCGAGGCCGTAGCCCACGGCGCCCACGACTACTTCACAAAGCCCATCGACATAGAAGAGCTCAAGATGAGCCTGCGGCGCGCCCATTACATCTACACCCTCGAAGCCGAGCACAGGGCCATGAGCATTCGGCTCCAGCAACAGGGCTTCTCCGCGATCATAGGCTCCTGCAGGCCCATGCAGAAGATATTCGACGCCGTGCGCAAGGTGGCCACCACCGACGTTCCGGTGCTCGTCACCGGCGAGAGCGGAACGGGCAAGGAGCTCGTCGCCATGGCCATCCACAAGCAGAGCGCGAGGCAGGGCAAGCCCTTCGTACCCATAAACTGCGGCGCCATACCGGAGACGCTCATGGAGAGCGAACTCTTCGGCCACGAAAAGGGGGCCTTCACGGGCGCGCACGTCCAGCGCAAGGGCAAGGTCGAGCAGGCCGACGGCGGCACCCTCTTCCTCGACGAGATAGGCGAGCTTGCGCCGGCCCTGCAGGTGAAGCTCCTGCGCTTTCTCCAGGACCACACCATCGAGCGCGTCGGAGGCCGCAGGACCATAGAGGTGGACGTGCGCATAATAGCGGCGACCAACAAGGACCTTGTGCGACTGATCGAAGAGGGCCTCTTCCGTGAGGACCTCTACTACAGGCTCGCCGTGGTCAACATCGAGCTTCCGCCGCTGCGCGAGCGCGGCGAGGACAAGGTACTGCTGGCCAAGAGTTTCCTCCAGAAGTTCGGCGACAGCCGGGCGGGCCCCCGCCATCTCTCGCGCGAGGCCGTGGAGGCCATCAACGCCCACGACTGGCCCGGCAACGTGCGGGAGCTGGAGAACAGGATGCGCCGGGCCATAACCCTTGCCGAGGGACCGTCCATCACGCCCTCGGACCTCGGCCTCGAGGAGACGGCCGGCACGGCCATGCGGCTCGACCTCAGGAAGGCGCGCGAGGAACTGGAGACGAGGTACGTCAACATGGCCCTCGTAAAACACAACGGCAACATCACAAAGGCGGCCGAGGAGCTGGGGCTTACGAGACCGACGCTCCACAGCATGATGAAGAAGTACGGGATCGTCACGCAGCGCTGA
- a CDS encoding SDR family oxidoreductase, with protein MKRFLVTGGAGFIGSNLCEMLTGGGHRVRVLDNLFSGKRENLAAVADSIEFMEGDIRDERALKEAMEGIDYCIHLAAIGSVPLSVEDPATTHEVNATGTLNVLRAALAAGVRKVVYASTCAVYGDDPRLPKTEEMTPTPKTPYATTKLMGEHYCANFSDLYGLSTTSFRYFNVYGRRQDPASHYAAVIPKFITALLKGEAPVIFGDGEQSRDFIYVDDLNRANMLAAMAEEESGQVYNLGTGRSVTVNELFTVIRNCAGRLDIEPVYGEERKGDIKHSRSDISKVRGRLGFNPRFDMERGLAETVRYYEETAP; from the coding sequence ATGAAGAGATTTCTCGTAACGGGAGGTGCTGGCTTCATAGGTTCCAACCTCTGTGAGATGTTGACGGGCGGAGGCCACCGCGTCCGGGTCCTGGACAACCTCTTCTCGGGCAAGAGGGAGAACCTCGCCGCAGTGGCCGACTCCATCGAGTTCATGGAGGGCGACATACGAGACGAAAGGGCGCTGAAGGAGGCGATGGAAGGGATCGACTACTGCATCCACCTCGCCGCCATAGGGTCGGTGCCCCTCTCGGTGGAAGACCCGGCGACGACCCACGAGGTCAACGCCACCGGCACGCTCAACGTCCTGAGGGCGGCGCTCGCCGCGGGCGTGAGGAAGGTCGTCTACGCCTCCACATGCGCCGTATACGGCGACGACCCGAGGCTTCCGAAGACCGAGGAGATGACGCCCACGCCCAAGACCCCCTACGCGACCACCAAGCTCATGGGCGAGCACTACTGCGCCAACTTCAGCGACCTCTACGGCCTCTCCACCACCTCGTTCCGCTACTTCAACGTCTACGGCCGCCGCCAGGACCCGGCCTCCCACTACGCCGCCGTCATACCGAAGTTCATAACGGCGCTCCTCAAGGGGGAGGCGCCGGTCATCTTCGGCGACGGCGAACAGAGCAGGGACTTCATATACGTGGACGACCTCAATCGCGCCAACATGCTCGCCGCCATGGCCGAAGAAGAAAGCGGCCAGGTGTACAACCTCGGAACCGGCCGCAGCGTCACCGTGAACGAGCTCTTCACCGTAATCCGCAACTGCGCGGGCCGCCTCGATATCGAGCCGGTCTACGGCGAGGAGCGCAAGGGCGACATAAAACACTCCCGCTCCGACATCTCGAAGGTCAGAGGGCGGCTGGGCTTCAATCCCCGCTTCGACATGGAGCGGGGCCTCGCCGAGACGGTGCGCTACTACGAGGAGACGGCCCCGTAG